The sequence below is a genomic window from Harmonia axyridis chromosome 1, icHarAxyr1.1, whole genome shotgun sequence.
gggtctgaaattaattttagatgCATTCAATGTATCGGAAAATACAATAAGTTAACTATGTTTGACAGTATTGATATATGTGTATCGACAATGCAAGATAGAGGTCAATGGGAAGAAGAAAGGAAGTATAAAGTTACTGGCTACGACTTATatactttttcgaaaaatgattgGGAAGAGAAATgtagtaaatatttttttcccaagcatttttcgaatatctataCAAGACATGGCATTAAATTCGAGCCAATGGCCCGAAAAGGTTTCAGGGTTTTCTATACAAAAAATAGGTCTTGTGATATGTAGAAGTGAACCATGGCTGGCATATTCTGCTGACGGAATTTTGTTAAAGAATGGCGAGCCCTATGGTCTTTTAGAAATAAAGTGTCCATTCAAAGGtaacaaattcttcatcaacatcttgaaaataatattaaaaaaaaatatctttatatTTCAGCAAAGCAAGCCTCTGACTTGGGGAattgtaaatatattataaaagagaataataattatgaactgaaaaaaaacataaatacttTGCACAGGTGCAGGTGGGAATTGCAATCCTAAATTTAGACATTTGccactttattatttatttttcaagcaataattcattcattgaaattaaggtGCCCTTTGATGAAGAATACACATATAATATGTtaacttctttgaaaaaaaaatatattgagaaaatgttacaccatatttgtaatgaataattgaaaaattaatatattttttgaaataaaattccagttattctatttccacttatttattatttaaataacaacTAACCCATACAACTTTCATGGAAGGTGTTATTTTATTTCCGCACTTCAAATTTTTCGTACATCAACTTTTTCGACAATACCACTTTTGCTAATTATTTCCAGTTTACAACTGTTATTCTTGGGAAAGCTATGGAATGAAACGGGTTCTCTGTTTGCTCTACTGTTGCATCCATAAACACAACAAAACACTTTTGATTTCGTTATTTTAGGGCAGTAATCACTATCCATAATGTTGAAGTAAATATTAGATAAATGATGAAACTCTAGAACACAACTCTTATAACTCCTCGAACACTAAAATTTAAAATGCAGAAATGCACGCCGTCAAAGCTTTCACTCCTACCGTACCTCAAGCCGATATTACAGTTTCTTCCGATAGGTGGCTTGGagatgaacttgaatcgctAATTGTCATACCCTCatcacagaatagagaggtattaatacctctctattctgtgccttcatattcaaattttcccgccatATAACACTTAGTGATGGCGGACAAAATATCGGCCATATTGTTGCCTTGATTTAACACGGCGTTAGtacttcttatatatttagtattctgtggtgcGAACtaaatatttagtattctgtgatgcgaactgtggaccatagattagaATAATATTAacatgaaaatgaagaaaagaattaCGCCaaattctgtgggataggaattttttatttcaagaggttatattgaacacaaataagTTTTATATTCAGGACAATACAAATGGAAATTGGAGGCTTcacaataagaaataaatttatttttatagaggAGACTAAACCGGGCATTACAAATATTACAATTGATgccttttttgattatattaattttctcttgaaatccgGTAGATCGTATTAAGCTTTGAAcctaaaaattagaaattaaggATTGGTTTGAAAATAGGTACATGCATTGGTTGTCTTTGAACATCATACACGAATCTGATGGAGGGTTTATCCATcgttcctaagaactaagaaaaatctctttatatatttttttcttttgtttgtatATATTAAAGGCATTTAGGAAgcaaatattattaaaaatgaagGTTCATTTTACAAAGTACATAATTATGTTTGTATATGTTGAAGGCACTTAGgaaacaaatattattattaaaaatgaagGTTTATCTCACAAAAGTACATAATTGTATCTCAGCGAAGAAATCTTTCATCCATGTTCAAAGAATACATTATGAAATTCCTTTTACTCTCTTCTAATTGGTTCCCTGATTGATGATACATATTTTCGATGTctacaaaatttccaaatttttcattaagtgGTTCATCAACAATATCCTCAGGATTATCTCCTTTCAACTCTTTTAAGATGAACACATTATGTAGAATATATCCTGATATCACGAGGAGACAAATTAGATTTAGTCTGGCcgtctccaataatttcaatcgacgaaattgctttttttcttttcacaaaacacattaaaaaattcttcgatatcAGCTCCGTTAGCTCCATCATCGTTCGGCAAATCAAGTACGCACCTATTGCTCCGTGGTCACGTGACCTTTTAACCTTTTACACCGCACGCTCCGCACCAGTGGGCatataacatttttattatgtgcatttaaaacttcttcaccttcataaacacttctagaagtgtttgtgcCTTCAAGATACCCCAAATATTCTATTAaactcagtcttgccatttggacctaaaaaaggtaatattagaatcctgtagtataataatgttgattgaaccgttcacataacatatgcacacgattgttattcgtcatttttcgaagtcttccatccttgcataactttcaatatcactagcTCTGAGatcactagactgaactgaaacaaatgatggtacctaccgcctttacctaaaatgaaaatattatatacacattaacacacttgttcactataaaagtctgaaaagtttttatattcattgtaaaatcaaatttaaataaagcgaccttcaggtttttttcatgcaaatttgatggaacttctgtttttgttgagaaaatcctatcaatacatttgaaatttcggagtaaaatgaacgaaacaatgaacttctgacttagcgccccctatcgaaagcagcaaaaacaaatttatcatgactttattttgtcctcaatcaacaagatattatctttttgacgagatctaatttgctcaaaaatgttgagccaaactgaagttacaggcgtttcaatcagtcagatttctccctttcacctacccttatttgatgtcgtaaaatcgaaagtgacaattcaaaaagatagagaattttccaaggattacattgatgatattttctcttcaacttcatatgaaacattttcgagtaaaattaatttttctactcgatggtagctattacgccccctggcggtggaggtatgaacttcaaaacaatttccagtgtgttttcttgtacactttagtgttaaaattttttatcgCAAGtatctacgatgagtggatcctgagatatggccgcttacctcgcttatttgcccaccctgtacaaaacaACTTGAAAAAGGAACAAAATGAATCaatgtttgtttcatttttccTAGAAGTCAAACTAATACCaaataaattaatgaactgaatttctatCTAGACCTTGCGCGGCATCAGCACACCGGAGACAATTGGGGCTGAGTCCTTAGGTAGATTACAACttccaaaatgattttcaaCAGTTGTTACATTGAATATTTGATTACCCGTTCGTTAGATggagttggaaaaaaattacacaCGTATCCCCGAGGGAATGTGCCGTACATAGATTAATCTATTTCAAAATAGGCAAAATTTATAGTCGCAGTGAACATGTTAATAACATGAAGTCTTATTTTTAATGTTACAATCATCAATGGTGTGCCAAAATGTAACCACCCTAAATATAAGATGTCAAACTTTGTGTGAgtagaaaagttttttttgagttGGAACGAAATATTCAAccatttcatttcaaaacaaaaactaATGTTTTTGATTCACATGTAACCTTCATTTAGCAATAAATTGCTAAAAATTAGGTCTACACATTCTTAtttgttattgaaattttcagattggTAGTTATAActgttttttttcagtttttatgaaattttacaaAACCTGTAagatttaaaatataaaaattaatttgaatgaatccaCTTTACTTTGTTGAAGAAACAACAATAGATACCAATATTTTAACTTATTAACCTCAATGTACATTTACTACATAAATCAAGTTCAAGGAAGTAAATCTTCACCAAAAACCAAGATAACGGGATCCATATTTAGCTGGAGGTTTTGGCGCATCTGGAGGTAGAGCAGCAGGTGTATCAGGATAGTGAGGAATTTGTTCTGCTGTTGGTCTAGGCCTATTAGTCTCATGAACTTGCACCCTTGCAAAATAATCAAAAGGTGCTCTCTCAAGGTTTAGATTGTCTTTCATGCATTTATCAAATACAGCTTGAGTCTTACGGCATCTGCAAAATATTAAACCATTATTATGGACTCTCTAGCTTCAAATACAAAAGAACTCACGGTGTATACGTCTGATCAATAGATGATTTATCAATGCAAGTATAATATTGCTCAAACTCTTCAGCACAAGACTTCTTTActtgtcgaaaaaaatttaatgcacAATTTGTAACTGCTTTTCCCTCATTAATACAAGCTCTTGGATCCTTAAGTTCATTTCTGCATAACATGAATTCCTACAATATTCACATATGAAAGTGATATTATGATTAGATAATATTCTAAccatacattattttctttcaaacaGGCTAATCCATAATGAAAAGCAGCTGCTTTTAGAACAGGCCCTGATAGATTTACTTCTTGAACAGTGAGTTCATCCTCTGTAGGTAAATAAACCTCCTCTGTAATACTCATATTAAATCAAGTTATTTCCTAATATTTTCTTCGTAAGAAAGTAGATTTGCCAAATAGAACATAGATAAATAGACATAGAATTTGACATTAAAACACAGATTAGTCTGTGATTAAACCACTGACTCTAAAATTAATAAGGAATaggcatctgaaaataaaaatgcagcgccaaggtgagcagacgtagaactataaatgttgacatggagtgttttgttgtattagttgtgtgtgtatttgcgttattaaaatttgattttacaataaatatgaaaacttttcagacttctatagtgaacaaatgtgttactgtgtatataatattttcattttagggaAAGGCGGTAgatatcatcatttgtttcagatcagtctagtgatattgaaggatgcaaggatggaagacttcgaaaaatgacgaataacaatcgtgtgcacataatatgtgaacggttcaatcaacattattatactacaggattctaatagtaccttttttaggtccaaatggcaaaaaggtttttttacttatccgaattgatcatttcacgtTACTCTTCAaattatacagtcccaacataatattacaaatgctaatgtattgaatatttttaggaatactacagaaagtcgcatattcatttttatttatttattaagagataactcaatttacataaaatgtttctaaaaataaataaatttaactaggttacttaaaactactcatattgatacctatttatcaaattatattattgcttgacttgaatcatcaaaaataatgagaattaaattgaaaatatttcaattatggaatgtatttatttcgaaaatatattcggcatattatacgactattctaaaataattaaaatgtgatagagaagtatcatcagtgtgccctgaaaaaaaactatatagaatttcagagtacatgtccaaatatttctgaggaatttttccaatattgtgtaaaggtaccttagatttgaagacaatgtatctttggcacaattcttgtgaaatgccaaataaaacagacaatgtcacatatgaaagatcacatttcaattttgttaaaactaaaacaatacgctgcttgattgttaaacgatgtgatctttgataactgtaaatagattgtactgcttctactattgtatctaatagtttcatattattgagaccagtaaaacGGTTTAGAGCACTGTCTGTTGTTATCAggtcacacaaagaagatactttaggagtattcacttgcacttcgaaatccttgaaagttttaggcccattataatcaggctgaccctgaagaagctgtaatagaccttgtgcagcttcgatttcatcttgggaagtagattgtagagcaggttcgatttcttcacaagagcatttttcagcaacaagtttttctttgtttcaatctttcagatctactactagaacattcaggttcttcctttgtggaagtagatccaacaggaagatttcaggcacagcagtctttttcaaacattttttctgtgtagaactggaatctgtgaacgattattattattatccccataaatatcatataatctaaaatttcatgtgctatCAGTGCTTACTTCgctaaaaataatcatcatcgataaaatgcagggaacatactttcatatttcttgtcactggtttatcgattttgaatttcagttggCAACCTTTTTGTCGATCCATTagcactttactccccaatttTCCTTCCACTCAAACACGATATTTATCaccagtttgagggaaagcatggaacttgatatttgaacttttttttcccaggaagaacactgagAAACTGAACAATAGTGATTCGAATGactcataactattgaaatgattaaaaaaaaatataaatatttgtagaatatcacacaaaaacaaagcgAAATGCAagaacctcagaggaatgaaaaggACTGACTACCTCTGAGGCAAGAACCATGTCAACATTTCTAGTTAATCTGCttgtcaccaggtggcgtagcgcttatGTTTATTCGCCTATAACTGGAACTTACCCTCTACCctgaatatcgacttcccttcttccggcttgaccacacctaaaatgtctaaaaacatggtgaatgcactcgtcaatatttgaatggaatgacattcgaccaaattgaaaatattagttttatttcgtggcggcgccgcaatgtcatacctttcatttcgatctattttcctttgattttgacaggatacatcaattaaaacccgatccttgccaatcagaagcttaaactaatattctcaaaattggcaaaactaagatgcatagaaaacctggtgtgtctacttatacctataaaactttcagacaaaacgggagatttctcagatttatACCCTCAGagtttatacctacttgatttcaagggatcgcggtctgttttagatggcgcatacatcgtttacatttgacattcctctcaattctcgactctcgtgaatcaagggcgtagatctttttatTCTTGGGggaagaaaatcgaaaaaaaaatttctgacgacaacttttactcatgtctgtaatgttagaaaaagaagtttgataacgaagtttgaacccaattactcgaaataattgtttttataaCCAATTCGGTTTGTTCTTACCTCATACTGGGTGTTCccaaattagagttacgaaggaaaatgagaaattacttggataattttgaggaaaaaaagtttcatgaatatgagcccacaaggttgtttctagtgtgtcgtactttttgtgatgcttatatcagtttatccaAAATTtgttaatcttcgctacaggttgggtaaataaataccaaaacttataattaattcattcattagagcttactagctggatctttattataatttggattttcctgaggattactagagattttttctcgaaatcgatagcagatacgacaaaactataacaaaccaaaagtgtagtactggacccgagtttttttctacatttttctaaactaacagccattcaccaaaatatagacTGGAAAATCCATGGCCAtacaaattaaatatcttgtgaaggggaggttatacgagaaaaaactaaaacttcaacacatgtatctcaaaacaaaaagtTTGAGGACTCATGTTATAcgactttttttcctaaaatgatccggaaatctgtcattttcatttgtatctccaatttaggaacaccgtgtaattacccccagtatcctcccatttctacgctcttgtcgtgaactttgagtatagaacaataatattttatattctatggtcagtcattatattccattcatttgattaaaaattcgatatgaactgaattgtaatttattgtgaatgctTGTAGTGTGTAAaatccgttttttctttttaaacggcaccaggcagatagcgggaattcggaaaattttgaagagcgccatcttacagaactctggtgaagcagcacACCAAAGCAataggtgggtctctcaaaaagtctgaaacaaaatcgaatcagtaaatacatcagggattctatgcatcttaggcaAAACAAAAgccatacaccaggtttttagacatcttaaccacacccttagggaaagtaccatcccctagtccaatgagagttttgccgtaccgcccacaaagctcttcgcggattcctggaaatcgaatattctcgaaggactagaacctgatacacagatgtgacacatctggtacaatcGTCTTGTTTTCGATCTTTCCTAAGATTTACAATCGAGTAATCGACCCTTTATACACACTTCCTTTATAAGTTATATACAAAAGCAATTCGTTccttgtaaattcattgaaactgtcatgccctcgacacttgaagaaactaataggtttcCAAgaatcctgttgaccatctcaattatttacagggaacaataactggatcctagaTGTATTCTTTGAACATGGATGAAAGATTTATTCGCCGAGATACAATTATGTACTTTTGTGAGATAAACcttcatttttaataataatatttgtttcCTAAGTGCCTTCAACAAAtacaaacataagaaaaaactctaaatatataaagagattttgcataatagcttataattcataattattgaCATTATTGTTTTTCCAAAATTATCAGATTCGTGCATAATGCTCAAAGACAACCAATGCATGTATAAATACCCATTTTCAAACCAATCTTTAATTTTAGGTTCAACGCTTAATACGATAACAGATTTCAAGATAAAtttaatataatcaaaaaaggcATCAATTGTAATGATTGGAATGTCCGCTTTAGTCTCCTCTATAgaatctatattttacctgagcccttagttaaaagttgatcaactttctagtgctagtgttagttcttaggtaaaGTGCATTAACGCCCTCATTGACTTGTtggcgttcaattcttagttctcaggtttagtcttagttcttaggaatggtgcatacaCCCACCATTAAATTCAGGACAATATAAATGAACATTGGAGGCTTCtcaataagaaataaatttattttatagaggAGATTAAACCGGGCATTTCAAACATTACAATTGATGCCTTTTTTGTATtaaatttctcttgaaatccGGTAAGCTTTGATCctaaaaatcagaaattaagGATTGGTTTGATAATAGGTACAGGCATTGGTTGTCTTTGAGCATCATGCACGAATCTGATGGTGGGTTTATCCAccgttcctaagaactaaggactaagaactacgaaccaagaactaaacctaaaattcagtggcgtttatgcacacTCTTGTTAGTCCTTAGTGAAGTAaagcgcacgtgctcgaactaatttctatttgttctatactttgatgtttgacattgatagtgattgaaaaaaaattaaatttaattgttTTCAGATACACCGAATTCTTtccatcgataaacacgaataatggaacataaaatgatagaaactagtactcgttaatattgaaattctatgcggcgcatgCGAACTTTAACTTTAACTGAGAGCTTAGTTCtttatggtgggtttatgcaccgtTCCTCAGAACTTAGGACtaaaactaaacctaagaactaagaattgaacgctaacaaaaaaatgagggcgtttatgcattttacctaaggactaagaactaacactatgACTAGATAGTTGACCAACTttcaactaagaactaagggcttagatgaaatatagaagtgcgcgtgcgccgtatagaatttcaatattaaggaGCACCAGTTTCTATAATTTTATGTTCCGtaattcgtgtttatcgatgaaaagtataaggtgtatctgaaaaaattaaattaattttgttttcaatcaatatcaatgtcaaacatcaaagtatagaacaagcTTGTCATGTGCTGATCGGAAACAGTGGTTCGAATCGTGTGTTTCAGATAAACCCTGATTCTAAATTacgtactttttcaaaatttctgaaagTTTG
It includes:
- the LOC123671759 gene encoding NADH dehydrogenase [ubiquinone] 1 alpha subcomplex subunit 8, which gives rise to MSITEEVYLPTEDELTVQEVNLSGPVLKAAAFHYGLACLKENNEFMLCRNELKDPRACINEGKAVTNCALNFFRQVKKSCAEEFEQYYTCIDKSSIDQTYTPCRKTQAVFDKCMKDNLNLERAPFDYFARVQVHETNRPRPTAEQIPHYPDTPAALPPDAPKPPAKYGSRYLGFW